The following coding sequences are from one Triticum dicoccoides isolate Atlit2015 ecotype Zavitan chromosome 4A, WEW_v2.0, whole genome shotgun sequence window:
- the LOC119283919 gene encoding uncharacterized protein LOC119283919, with translation MRIRRAASLLLGVAPSASSSSQPPRRNLPPLPPADAGGPPPCVTNMAVADLMDQLGVQDPVDDKHFKETYFWDGRPSLRRHHPWGSRCHFPATTRANSIEENEEMAVDMLDSVILEPCIVEKNCEKSKSTTMKGEEEKNKTKLKTKGKGKEKVEANESDDAGGGWPCKKNESERWFCGRPASQPNSYCSHHSDQKPRAISKPPQRKRIVANRGLDLGFCYYGGFGPSSSTKRHHGSSSVQEPVEQKEHTTLDHIDLNASLAGADDIEHQGASASECFDEPRHDDCTDVIIDGWYVEISDDDAPDYNSETVKVSKTPSKKMGKKPVKARSLKSLM, from the exons ATGCGGATCCGCAGGGCCGCCTCCCTCCTGCTcggcgtcgccccctccgcctcctcctcctcccagccGCCCCGACGCAATCTGCCCCCGCTCCCGCCAGCCGACGCCGGCGGCCCGCCGCCCTGCGTGACGAACATGGCGGTAGCGGACCTGATGGACCAACTCGGCGTCCAAGATCCCGTG GATGACAAGCACTTCAAGGAGACTTACTTCTGGGATGGCCGTCCTAGCCTTCGCAGACACCACCCGTGGGGATCTAGGTGCCATTTCCCAGCCACCACCCGTGCCAACTCcattgaggaaaatgaggagaTGGCCGTTGACATGCTCGATAGCGTCATCTTGGAACCATGTATCGTGGAGAAGAACTGTGAGAAAAGCAAGAGCACCACAATGAAGGGCGAGGAAGAGAAGAACAAGACCAAGTTGAAGACAAAGGGGAAGGGGAAGGAGAAGGTGGAGGCAAATGAGAGTGACGATGCCGGTGGAGGATGGCCGTGCAAGAAGAACGAGAGCGAAAGGTGGTTCTGCGGGAGGCCTGCGAGCCAGCCCAACTCGTACTGCTCGCACCACTCCGATCAAAAGCCTCGTGCCATCTCGAAGCCACCTCAGAGGAAGAGGATCGTCGCCAACCGGGGCTTGGACTTAGGGTTCTGCTACTACGGCGGGTTTGGCCCATCAAGCAGCACCAAGAGGCACCATGGATCAAGCAGCGTGCAAGAACCTGTTGAACAGAAAGAGCATACAACTCTAGATCACATTGATTTAAATGCAAGTCTAGCTGGAGCTGATGATATAGAACATCAAGGCGCGTCGGCGTCAGAATGCTTCGATGAGCCTAGGCACGACGACTGCACCGACGTCATTATCGATGGTTGGTATGTGGAAATCAGCGATGATGACGCACCTGACTACAACAGTGAAACCGTTAAGGTGAGCAAGACCCCGTCAAAGAAGATGGGGAAGAAGCCCGTGAAAGCCCGGTCGCTCAAGTCACTAATGTGA